One genomic segment of Paenibacillus xylanexedens includes these proteins:
- a CDS encoding Gfo/Idh/MocA family protein codes for MNTTHLCFIGAGFHASTNIYPSVVEAGAQIQAIATRSMERSEAALLRFGSNGQAYDNAQLMLQQEICDGVVVVAQPVDQTILVLECIRAGKNVYVDKPLGWNAAEAATVAEAAEQAGVVVMVGFMKRYAPVYMKLKELIDSGSLGKVRSFQMKFAVDSTPFCKDEEQFMKLAAIHMVDLMRYLFGEVIRVTGTTVKDGEHINQSISLVFENNVVGSAYFTGMSAWSRESESVLVTFDNGFAAAEEINTLTVHQSRSSTSLPWKSLEEQDTVYTPSGTPMSGAYRDLYLRGFVGEMAHFIECCQNQTIPRSSAKDNIATMALCDSILSSLK; via the coding sequence TTGAATACAACCCATCTGTGCTTTATCGGTGCCGGGTTTCATGCATCCACGAATATTTACCCTTCTGTTGTTGAAGCCGGAGCGCAGATTCAGGCCATTGCCACACGCAGTATGGAACGCTCTGAAGCAGCTCTGCTGCGATTTGGCAGCAACGGACAAGCGTATGACAATGCTCAGCTTATGTTGCAGCAGGAAATCTGTGACGGAGTCGTTGTGGTCGCCCAGCCTGTAGATCAGACCATTCTTGTTCTCGAATGCATTCGGGCTGGCAAGAATGTGTACGTGGATAAGCCGCTCGGATGGAACGCAGCGGAAGCCGCTACTGTAGCAGAAGCTGCCGAGCAGGCTGGCGTCGTTGTTATGGTCGGTTTTATGAAACGTTATGCCCCCGTATACATGAAGCTGAAGGAGCTCATTGATAGTGGTTCGCTAGGTAAGGTACGTTCATTCCAGATGAAATTCGCTGTAGACAGTACCCCATTTTGCAAGGATGAGGAACAGTTCATGAAGCTCGCTGCCATTCATATGGTTGATCTGATGCGTTACTTATTCGGAGAAGTAATACGAGTTACAGGCACAACCGTGAAGGATGGGGAACACATTAATCAAAGCATTTCCCTTGTATTTGAAAATAACGTAGTAGGCAGCGCTTATTTTACCGGCATGAGTGCTTGGTCACGGGAGAGTGAAAGTGTACTCGTCACCTTTGACAACGGATTTGCGGCAGCTGAAGAGATCAACACACTTACTGTTCATCAATCCCGAAGTTCGACCAGCCTTCCCTGGAAATCTCTCGAGGAGCAAGATACTGTATATACACCTTCCGGAACTCCCATGTCAGGAGCTTATCGTGACCTTTATCTACGCGGGTTTGTTGGTGAAATGGCGCACTTCATCGAATGCTGCCAGAATCAGACCATCCCACGTTCCAGCGCCAAGGATAATATTGCAACGATGGCTCTATGTGACTCCATTCTATCGTCACTGAAGTAA
- a CDS encoding winged helix-turn-helix transcriptional regulator: MKKDATKLCPAPYGCSVEVTLSVIGGKWKGAILYHLFSGPLRFNELRKLFPDITQRMLTLQLRELEGSGIVHREIYPQIPPKVEYSLTPFGETLRPIIFSMRDWGETYTNEVLARSSQEV; encoded by the coding sequence ATGAAAAAGGATGCAACCAAGCTATGTCCAGCGCCATACGGCTGTTCCGTGGAAGTTACCCTTAGTGTGATCGGAGGCAAATGGAAAGGTGCCATTTTGTATCACTTATTCTCCGGTCCTTTGAGATTTAATGAGCTCCGCAAATTGTTTCCTGACATCACCCAGCGTATGCTCACCCTGCAACTTCGAGAATTGGAAGGCAGCGGAATTGTTCATCGTGAAATATACCCCCAGATTCCACCTAAAGTGGAATATTCCCTCACACCATTTGGTGAAACGTTACGGCCGATTATCTTCAGCATGCGAGATTGGGGAGAAACGTATACAAATGAGGTTCTGGCCAGATCCTCACAAGAGGTATAA
- a CDS encoding DoxX family protein, which translates to MIGHACKKLFGWFGSKGISGTAEFFGANGLKPARALAVCAGLAELIGGFLFGVGLWIIVGAVLLILPMIVAIAKVHADKGLWNLNGGFEYNLVMLGSLLGVALAGAGAYSLDALI; encoded by the coding sequence ATGATCGGACATGCATGTAAGAAATTGTTTGGCTGGTTTGGAAGCAAGGGTATATCAGGGACGGCTGAATTCTTCGGAGCGAATGGCCTGAAACCGGCTAGGGCCTTGGCAGTGTGTGCCGGACTTGCTGAACTGATCGGTGGATTCCTGTTTGGAGTCGGACTATGGATTATCGTTGGTGCCGTTCTGCTCATTCTTCCGATGATTGTAGCCATAGCCAAGGTGCATGCTGATAAAGGTCTATGGAATCTGAACGGAGGATTCGAATATAACCTTGTGATGCTCGGATCATTACTTGGTGTTGCTCTCGCTGGAGCCGGTGCATATTCCCTCGATGCCCTGATATAA